The genomic interval tttataagaataataatGGAATTGGTATTATGATGttccatttatttttttgaatggtAATGAGAATGGGTGGATTCTTTTGGTAAAGAAAGGGTATAAAAAGAAAGGtataatgataattttgtttttatataaaTGTTGCAATTGTGATTACATAAGTATAGAGTTTTAATGCTTATTCATATAAATGGTGCAATGATAATTACattgtaaatatattataattataaagtttCATTACAACAAATCAATTAAGTTTAGAAATGAATACTTTTATGTcgcaaaagaaaattaaaattattttattttgtttaaataattaaaacaagtaattcaaatattttaatttgatttttttttttttgaaaataatattttaatttgatttaattGTCATTATTagaacatttatttattttttatttataaatttttgaaagatatatttgtctttttatttttaattaataaaaataatggaTGTTGAGAAAGGGAAATGTATTTCTTATAAAAATAgtgaaacaatttttttttttattttccctAATTTTTGTATAGAAATCAATATTTGATTCTCTTCACTTTTTAAGTAAACATGCTCCGTAAGCTAGGCTACGATAGAATAGAATGGAATTTCCTTGAAGCCATGCTCCGTAAGCTAGGCTTTGAAAATTGGTGGACTAGGCGTCTAGTGAAATGTGTTTCTTCAGCGTGCTATACAGTGATTCATGGTAAACACGAAATCGGCCCCATCATTCCTTCAAGAGGCATTAGACAGGGAGATCCATTATCCCCCTATCTGTTTATCCTATGTGCTGAGGGCCTTTCAGCGATCCTTCGACGATACGAAGCACGTGGTTTACTACATGGTTGCAAAGTTGCAAATGGTGCCCCCCGAATATCGCATATGTTATTTGCGGATGACAGTTATCTATATTGTAAGGCAACTATGGAAGAAACTACAAGAGTACAAGAGGTGTTGAGCAAATTTGAAGAGGCTTCAGGTCAGAAAGTTAACTACTCTAAGTCCTCTATTTTTTTCAGCACTAACACAACCTTGTCAACTCGTAACAATATTAGCCAAAGGCTCGGCATGACTATAGCAGGGACGAATAGTCTATATCTTGGACTTCCTAGCACCATATCTTGCAACAAGACAGATGTTTTTGGTTACTTAAAGGAGCGAGTTCGAAAACGAATTGAAGGTTGGGAAGCAAAATTCCTTTCTCGGGCAGGGAAAGAGATTTTAATAAAAACTGTGGCTCAGTCTCTACCAAGCTATGCTATGAGCGTGTTCCTAATTCCAATCGACATTACTCGGGAGATGGAGAAAATTATGACAAAGTTTTGGTGGCAATCTTCTAACAAGTCAGGGAAAGGGATCCATTGGCTTTCTTGGGACCGACTGTGTATTCACAAGAAAATAGGGGGTATGGGTTTTCGTCACCTTCGTGATTTTAATTTGTCTCTTCTTGGCAAGCAAGGTTGGCGACTACTAGTGCAACCCGACTCTCTCGTGGCCAAGATTTTTAAAGCTCGTTACTACCCCAACAACTCTTATCTTGATGCCTCTCTAGGTAACAATCCTAGTTTTGTTTGGCGTAGTGTATGGGAAGCTCAACAACTTGTAAGGAAAGGGCTTCGTTGGTGTGTAGGGGATGGAACCGAAATCAATGTTCTTAACGAACCATGGCTGCCTTATTCTGATAATCCTTATGTCTCTACCTCTCATCCTAGTTTAATTGATGCTAAAGTCCATAGCCTAATGAAGATGAATGACACAGGTTGGGATATGGAAATTTTAGAAGATTTATTTGAGGAAAGAGATAGAAGATTGATAGTGCAAATTCCCTTGCAACATTCGGCTACTAAAGATACATTGACATGGGCATATGAAGCTTCGGGTATATACTCAGTCAAAAGTGCCTACAAGCTCCTCCAACAAGTTAATGGTAGATGGGATAATGATGTAGATGCTGCATCAACTTTCTGGGCTACTATGTGGCGTCTAAAAATCCCTCCTAAAGTGAAGAATACTCTATGGCGTGCGGGTAAGAACTGCCTTCCTACTCTTTGTATGCTGCAAACGAAGAGAGTTAATGTTAACTCTCTCTGCCCGATTTGTAGAGAGGAAGAAGAGACTATATTACATGCCTTGGTCACTTGCTCACACATAAAACCGGTTTGGGATCGAGTTGGGATTGGTACAAATATCACTCCCGATATCACTCTTTTCGATCGGGTGCATTCGGGTTTTTACTGGTGCCGATTCAAGTAAAAGATGTCTAATTGCAACACTTTGTTGGGCGATTTGGAGTACCCGAAATGATTTTGTTTGGCAAAAAAAGGTGGTAAATGCTGATGGAATTGTAGTGTTAGCTAGAGGTTATCTTGATCAATGGACAAATGCTCAAAGCACTCTCATTGAGTCATCATGGTCTGGTTTTCAGACGGGTGATGGGGTTGAGCAATGGTCCGCTCCGAGTGAAAATAGTATCAAGATCAATGTTGACGCTGCTCTTTTTGAGGATGGAACCAGCCACGGGATCGGTATGGTAGCTCGCGACCATCATGGTTTCCTAATCGAAGGCCGAACTGAACACTTCCAAGGGGCTGCTACTCCGGAAGTCACTGAAGCAATCGGGGTCCGAGAAGCCTTGAGTTGGATTAAGAAGAAAAACTGGCAGCAAGCTAGTATTGAAACAGATTGTCTCATGGTGGTTCAAGCACTTCGAAGTTCAATTAAAATGCTATCTTTGTTTGGACAAATCATTGATGAGTGTAAACGACTCTCCTCGGAACTAAAGCATGTTTCTATTTTCTTTGTTAAACGATCAGCTAATGTGGTAGCTCACAACTTTGCACGAGCTTCTATATTATTTCCTGGTTGTCTTTTTGGTATGGAGTCTGTTCCTACCGATTTGTTACATTGTCTTGTAACTGAGATTGTtggttaataaaattattattttcctttcaaaaaaaaaaagtaaacatgCTAATGATAAGCAAAGAGTTTGAAATTGGaacttgtttttgtatttttctttcttaaagtGCAATTTTGCAAGGTGTTTGACAAAGTATTACACACActattactcttttttttttttaacaatgaacaaaatttcattgagaaaaaaaattagggttgaGTACATTAAAAGGAGAGATCAAAGATCTTCCATTCAAATTAGCTCACCGTTACTCT from Cannabis sativa cultivar Pink pepper isolate KNU-18-1 chromosome 4, ASM2916894v1, whole genome shotgun sequence carries:
- the LOC133037194 gene encoding uncharacterized protein LOC133037194; its protein translation is MLRKLGYDRIEWNFLEAMLRKLGFENWWTRRLVKCVSSACYTVIHGKHEIGPIIPSRGIRQGDPLSPYLFILCAEGLSAILRRYEARGLLHGCKVANGAPRISHMLFADDSYLYCKATMEETTRVQEVLSKFEEASGQKVNYSKSSIFFSTNTTLSTRNNISQRLGMTIAGTNSLYLGLPSTISCNKTDVFGYLKERVRKRIEGWEAKFLSRAGKEILIKTVAQSLPSYAMSVFLIPIDITREMEKIMTKFWWQSSNKSGKGIHWLSWDRLCIHKKIGGMGFRHLRDFNLSLLGKQGWRLLVQPDSLVAKIFKARYYPNNSYLDASLGNNPSFVWRSVWEAQQLVRKGLRWCVGDGTEINVLNEPWLPYSDNPYVSTSHPSLIDAKVHSLMKMNDTGWDMEILEDLFEERDRRLIVQIPLQHSATKDTLTWAYEASGIYSVKSAYKLLQQVNGRWDNDVDAASTFWATMWRLKIPPKVKNTLWRAGKNCLPTLCMLQTKRVNVNSLCPICREEEETILHALVTCSHIKPVWDRVGIGTNITPDITLFDRVVNADGIVVLARGYLDQWTNAQSTLIESSWSGFQTGDGVEQWSAPSENSIKINVDAALFEDGTSHGIGMVARDHHGFLIEGRTEHFQGAATPEVTEAIGVREALSWIKKKNWQQASIETDCLMVVQALRSSIKMLSLFGQIIDECKRLSSELKHVSIFFVKRSANVVAHNFARASILFPGCLFGMESVPTDLLHCLVTEIVG